TTTGCGACCTCGGACACACCGGGCGTGCCACCGAAACCGGTGACCCGGCAAAACCAATCGTAGAAGGGCACGGATGCCCACGCCAGGCCACCCATGACCACAACCAGGCCCACGGTCTGGGCGACGGTTCTTGTAGGACCTTCCAGACGCATCACTGTGTCTCCTCGATCCGCGGCAGTTCGAACGCGCCGCCTGTGATTTTCACGAATGTCAGCGCCAGAACCAGCACGACGAATCCGGCCAACATCAGACCCACACCGACATTGCGCCCTTTGCGCCGCTGATGGATTTCATGTTCTGCCTTGATGCTCATGCCCAGATCCCCCACGCGGCGGGCAACATCGCCTCAACCAGGATCGCACCAAAGTGCAGGAACAGGTACAGCAACGACAGCTTGAAGAATGTCTTCTCGACCGCATAGCCGTCGGCTTCGGCCTGTGCCTCATCCCGGCGCCAGATGTCGAAGGCCCCCTTGAGGAACAATACGTTCAGGACCACGGCAGCCACCAAGTAGACCGGCCCGCCGATTGACGTGAACGCCGTGCCCACGGCCAGCGCAAACAGCAAAGCGGTGTAGGCCAGGATATGCACGCGGGTCACCTTGCGCCCGTGGGTCACGGTTAGCATCGGCACGCCCGCGTCGTCGTAGTCGGACTTCATGAACAGGGCCAGCGCCCAGAAGTGGGGCGGCGTCCACATAAAAATGAGCGCAAACATCAGCCACGCCTCGATGGACATGGACCCGGTGGCAATCACCCAGCCAATGACCGGCGGGAAGGCCCCGGCCGCGCCACCGATCACGATGTTCTGCGGGGTCGAGCGCTTGAGCCACATGGAGTAGATGACGGCATAGAAAAAGATGGTGAAGGCAAGCAGCCCGGCGGCCAGCAGGTTCGCGCTGAGCGCAAGCATCATCACCGACATGCCGGACAGGGCAAAGCCAAGCACCTTGGCTTCGTCCGCGGTTACCTTACCGGCGGGGATGGGCCGTTTGGCCGTGCGCTTCATCACGCCGTCGATATCCGCATCCCACCACATGTTCAGCGCGCCCGACGCGCCCGCGCCGATGGCCACGAACAGGATCGACGCAAATGCAATGACCGGGTGCACCGGCACCGGGGCAGCCAGCAGGCCGACCAGCGCGGTAAAGACGACCAGAGACATTACACGAGGTTTCAGCAGGGCAAAGTAGTCACCCAAGGATGCTTCTGCCTCTTGTGTCTGTGTCTGATAGCTGATGTCGGTCATTTCAATCCTGCTGGACGAACGGTGTATGCGGCGGGGTGACCCGCCGCGTCAGCCTTAGTTGGTCAGAACCGCGCTCACATCGACATAGTCGCCGCCGTCGCGGTTGGCGTCGAGCCACGCGGCATACGCGTCTTCGCTGACAACTTTGACAGTGATCGGCATATAGGCATGGGCAATGCCGCACAGTTCAGAGCATTGACCGAAATAGATGCCTTCCTTCTCGGCTTCGAACCACAGCTCGGCCAGACGGCCGGGCACCGCGTCCTGCTTCACACCGAAAGCCGGGATGGTCCACGCGTGGATCACGTCCGCACCGGTAACCTGCATCACGATGGTCTTGCCCACGGGCACGACGACTGCGGTGTCTGTGGCAAGAAGGAAATCTTCCTCGGAATAACCCGCAGCTTGCAGCTGGGCCACGACCTCGTCGTTCTTGGCATAGTCATACGCCAGCTCGGCATCCAGCGGCGCACTGGCCGGGGCACCGATCATGTAGCTGTCGAATGAGATATCCTCGTCCACATACTCGTAGCCCCAGAACCACTGGTAGCCAGTGACCTTGATGGTCACATCCGCTTCGGGGATCTCCTGCTGGTGGAACAGCGTCGGCAACGAAAAGGCACCGATGAACACCAGAATGACGATCGGGATCACGGTCCACGCAATCTCGACCGGGGTGTTGTGGGTAAAGCTCGAAGGCTCGGGGTTCCGGGTCCGGTTGTAGCGCACGATCACCCATGCCAGCAGCGCCACCACAAACAAGGTGATCAGCGTGATGATGACAAGGATCATGCCATCCAGCCATTGCAGGCGGCGGGCAATCTCTGTCGCGGCAGGCTGAAAGCCGATGCCGCCGTCAACGGGGCGGCCGATCACTTCCAGACCATCCTGGGCCCAGGCCGGGGCGGCGGCAAGGGCGCTCAGCACACCCGAAATCGAGAAAAGCTTTTTCATCTGGTCGTCCTGATCTTGATGATCAACATGAGGAGGGAGAAAGGCCACAGCGCGCACTGCTTCCGCCTCCCGTTGTATTGTCGCGACTTACAATCATATTCTGACTTCAAGATAAAGACGTAAGGGGCGCGTCAAACGGACGCTTGCCGTGGCGAAATGCCCCACAGCATACCGGAGTATACCTGATGACCGACGCCCCCTTTGCCTCGCTGGATCACGACATTGATCGCGGGGTGGCCCTGCAGGTGCTGCGCGATGCGACCGCCGGGGCCGATGATGGCGAACTGTTTCTAGAACGCCGCCGGTCCGAGGCGTTGGTGTACGACGATGGCCGCCTGAAAACAGCCAGCTATGACGCAGCGCAGGGGTTTGGACTGCGTGCGGTGCGTGGCGAAGTGGCCGGATACGCCCATTCCACCGACATCTCGGAATCGGCGCTGCGCCGTGCTGCAGAGACCGCGCGGCTTGCCGTCGGCAGCGGTGGCGGGACGCTCGCCGATGCGCCGACCCCGACGAACACGCGACTCTATACATCCGATGATCCCATCGCCGGGGCCAGCTTTCCCGTCAAACTCGACACCCTGAAGGATATAGACGCCTATGTCCGCGACCTTGATTCGCGGGTGGTTCAGGTCTCGGCCTCCCTTGCCGCCTCTATCCAAGAGGTCGAAATATTGCGTCCCGAAGGTCATTCCGTGCGGGATGTACGCCCCATGACCCGGCTCAACATCTCGGTCATCGTGGAACAGGACGGACGCCGCGAAAGCGGAAGCGCGGGTGGCGGTGGGCGCGTTGGTCTGGACGGCCTGATTGATCGTGACGACTGGCAGGCCAAGGCCCGCGAGGCGTTGCGCGTTGCCGTCGTGAACCTGGATGCCGTGCCCGCCCCCGCCGGGGTCATGGACGTGGTCCTTGGACCGGGTTGGCCGGGTATTCTGCTGCACGAGGCCATCGGGCACGGGCTGGAGGGCGATTTCAATCGCAAGGGCAGTTCCGCCTTTGCTGGGCTTATGGGCGAACGCATCGCGGCACCCGGTGTGACCGTCCTTGATGACGGTACGATCCCGGACCGGCGCGGGTCAATCACCGTGGACGACGAAGGCACGCCGTCGGCCAAGAACACGTTGATCGAAGATGGCATTCTGGTCGGCTACATGCAGGATCGGCAAAACGCGCGCCTCATGGACGTGAAGGCCACCGGAAACGGGCGGCGGCAAAGCTATGCCCACGCCCCGATGCCGCGCATGACCAACACCTACATGCTGGGCGGCGACACCGCGCCCGGCGATATCGTGGCGAACCTCAAGGATGGCATCTATGCCGTGGGATTTGGCGGTGGTCAGGTCGACATCACCAATGGCAAGTTCGTCTTTTCCTGCACCGAAGCCTATAGGGTTGAGAACGGCAAAGTGGGCGCGCCGGTCAAGGGGGCCACGCTGATCGGCGACGGCGCGACGGCCCTCAAGCAGATCCGCGGCATCGGCAATGACATGGCCCTTGATCCCGGGATGGGCAATTGCGGCAAGGCTGGCCAATGGGTGCCTGTGGGGGTCGGACAGCCCACGTTGATGATCGGCGGATTGACGGTTGGTGGGTCCGCAACCTGACGGCACGCTGATTCTGCATAGACCAAAAGACACAAGGACTTAGCCGCAGTCTCCCCATATCTGGGGAGGTTTGGGCAGCCTCGCAGTTCCTCGTTTGTTCTTTGCCGATTTTTTTGCCCAGAAATTTTCGTGGGAAATCAACCAGTAGACGAGCGATCCGCCATTCACTCGCGCTTGTTCACGCCTTGTTAACCTTGCCGCACTTAAAACACATTCAGCAACGGACGGAGCCACGGATGACTGAAAAGGATACCCATCCTTCTTCCACTCACCCCCCACTCCCACCCACCTCGGAAGATGACCAGTTCACACGTCTCCGTCTGTTGCGCTCTCGCCGGGTCGGCATCTCGACGTATAAACGCCTGCTGATTGAACACGGCACCGCGCAAAATGCGCTGGCCGCGCTACCTGAGGTAGCGCGCGCCGCCGGCGTTGAAAAATACCATGTCTGCCCCGAAGCCGTCGTGCACGCAGAACTGCGCGCCGCCCGCGCCGCCGGCGCGCGGCTGGTCGCACAAGGCGACCCCGATTACCCCGCTCCGCTGAATGACCTGAACGATGCACCTCCGTTTCTGTGGTTGCTGGGGGACGCGGCGATCTTGCAGCGGCCCATGATTGCCATGGTGGGCGCGCGCAACGCATCCTCGCTTGGCACGCGCATGGCCAGGTCCCTTGCCCGCGACCTTGCCGACCATGGCTATGTCATCGTGTCCGGGCTGGCGCGGGGTGTGGATGCCGCAGCCCATCTTGCTACGCTCGACACAGGCACCGTTGCGGTGCAGGCCGGTGGGGTCGATACGATCTATCCCGCTGAAAACACCAAACTGGCCGAAGACATTGCCGCAAAAGGTGCGCGCATCAGCGAGCAACCCATGGGGCTGCAACCCATGGCGCGGCACTTTCCAGCACGCAACCGCATCATCTCCGGCCTTGGCCGCGCAACCATAGTTGTCGAGGCGGCGGCCAAATCGGGCAGCCTGATCACGGCGCGTGACGCGCTGGATCTGGGACGTGATGTACTGGCTGTTCCGGGGCACCCGATGGATGCGCGTGCGTCGGGGTGCAACATGCTGATCCGCGATGGCGCGACGCTAGTGCGTGACGCCGCCGACGTGATCGAAGCCCTGGCGCCGATCGCGCCGCGCGTGCCGCCGGAACTGCCCTTGCAGCCGCCGACAACTAGGCCCCACGACAAGCGGAGCCTGCAGGCGACCGCCGCCTTGCATCAGCAAATCCTGGACCGGCTTGGCCCCTCCCCCCTCGCCGAGGATCAGTTGATCCGCGACCTTGGCGCGCCCTCGTCCACCGTGGCCCCTGCCCTTGTGGAACTGGAACTGGATGGCAGCATCGACCGCGCGCCCGGCGGGCTGCTGACCCGCGCCAGTTAAGCGCACCCCAGCGACCCTTCCAGCGGCGCTTGTTGACATTCGGCGCTTGCACCCCACATGTTGCGCCGCCATAGAGCAGCAAATTTTCCCGTCCGAGGTTAGCCCGTTACATGCCTGTCGTCGTTGTCGAATCCCCAGCCAAAGCCAAGACGATCAACAAGTATCTGGGCGACAATTACACCGTTCTGGCCAGCTACGGCCACGTGCGTGACTTGCCGCCCAAGGACGGATCGGTCGATCCCGACAATGAATTCGACATGCTTTGGGAAGTGGCGTCCGACAGCAAGAAACACGTCAAGGCCATCGCCGATGCGCTGAAAGACGACAATGCGCTGATCCTCGCAACCGACCCCGACCGCGAGGGCGAAGCGATCAGCTGGCACCTGCAAGAAGCGCTGACCAAACGGAAATCAATCAAGAAAGACACCGACGTCAAACGCGTCACCTTCAACGCGATCACCAAGGCAGCTGTGACCGAGGCGATGAAAAACGCGCGCCAGGTCGACATGCCGCTGGTCGAAGCCTACCTGGCCCGTCGCGCGCTGGATTACCTTGTGGGTTTCAACCTGTCGCCCGTGCTGTG
The DNA window shown above is from uncultured Tateyamaria sp. and carries:
- the coxB gene encoding cytochrome c oxidase subunit II translates to MKKLFSISGVLSALAAAPAWAQDGLEVIGRPVDGGIGFQPAATEIARRLQWLDGMILVIITLITLFVVALLAWVIVRYNRTRNPEPSSFTHNTPVEIAWTVIPIVILVFIGAFSLPTLFHQQEIPEADVTIKVTGYQWFWGYEYVDEDISFDSYMIGAPASAPLDAELAYDYAKNDEVVAQLQAAGYSEEDFLLATDTAVVVPVGKTIVMQVTGADVIHAWTIPAFGVKQDAVPGRLAELWFEAEKEGIYFGQCSELCGIAHAYMPITVKVVSEDAYAAWLDANRDGGDYVDVSAVLTN
- the tldD gene encoding metalloprotease TldD; its protein translation is MTDAPFASLDHDIDRGVALQVLRDATAGADDGELFLERRRSEALVYDDGRLKTASYDAAQGFGLRAVRGEVAGYAHSTDISESALRRAAETARLAVGSGGGTLADAPTPTNTRLYTSDDPIAGASFPVKLDTLKDIDAYVRDLDSRVVQVSASLAASIQEVEILRPEGHSVRDVRPMTRLNISVIVEQDGRRESGSAGGGGRVGLDGLIDRDDWQAKAREALRVAVVNLDAVPAPAGVMDVVLGPGWPGILLHEAIGHGLEGDFNRKGSSAFAGLMGERIAAPGVTVLDDGTIPDRRGSITVDDEGTPSAKNTLIEDGILVGYMQDRQNARLMDVKATGNGRRQSYAHAPMPRMTNTYMLGGDTAPGDIVANLKDGIYAVGFGGGQVDITNGKFVFSCTEAYRVENGKVGAPVKGATLIGDGATALKQIRGIGNDMALDPGMGNCGKAGQWVPVGVGQPTLMIGGLTVGGSAT
- the cyoE gene encoding heme o synthase; this encodes MTDISYQTQTQEAEASLGDYFALLKPRVMSLVVFTALVGLLAAPVPVHPVIAFASILFVAIGAGASGALNMWWDADIDGVMKRTAKRPIPAGKVTADEAKVLGFALSGMSVMMLALSANLLAAGLLAFTIFFYAVIYSMWLKRSTPQNIVIGGAAGAFPPVIGWVIATGSMSIEAWLMFALIFMWTPPHFWALALFMKSDYDDAGVPMLTVTHGRKVTRVHILAYTALLFALAVGTAFTSIGGPVYLVAAVVLNVLFLKGAFDIWRRDEAQAEADGYAVEKTFFKLSLLYLFLHFGAILVEAMLPAAWGIWA
- the dprA gene encoding DNA-processing protein DprA, with protein sequence MTEKDTHPSSTHPPLPPTSEDDQFTRLRLLRSRRVGISTYKRLLIEHGTAQNALAALPEVARAAGVEKYHVCPEAVVHAELRAARAAGARLVAQGDPDYPAPLNDLNDAPPFLWLLGDAAILQRPMIAMVGARNASSLGTRMARSLARDLADHGYVIVSGLARGVDAAAHLATLDTGTVAVQAGGVDTIYPAENTKLAEDIAAKGARISEQPMGLQPMARHFPARNRIISGLGRATIVVEAAAKSGSLITARDALDLGRDVLAVPGHPMDARASGCNMLIRDGATLVRDAADVIEALAPIAPRVPPELPLQPPTTRPHDKRSLQATAALHQQILDRLGPSPLAEDQLIRDLGAPSSTVAPALVELELDGSIDRAPGGLLTRAS
- a CDS encoding cytochrome C oxidase assembly protein — encoded protein: MSIKAEHEIHQRRKGRNVGVGLMLAGFVVLVLALTFVKITGGAFELPRIEETQ